The proteins below come from a single Herpetosiphonaceae bacterium genomic window:
- the lysA gene encoding diaminopimelate decarboxylase, translated as MQPLHSLLWPTTATITTNNRLSLAGCDTVTLAQEYGTPLYVLDEATLHGAAARFLAALRRAYPADSAVHYAGKALLNTAVAQLVARWGLGLDCVSLGELAITRRAGVALEHVHLHGNAKPRSELVQALAWGVGRIMVDSLDELRVLDELTRDRLAAGHAPQPILLRVNPGVDVHTHAHIQTGQLDSKFGLPIATGLALQAVEYALQSPGLELVGIHAHLGSQIAELEALALGVERLLALAAALGSRYGWHLRELSPGGGLGVPYRAEDPAPEIEAYVQTLADAVIAGCERWSMPLPKLVIEPGRSLIARAVVALYEVLAVKTVEGVRTFVAVDGGMGDNIRPALYDARYTVLRADRAVEPPTERVTVVGRYCESGDVLLRDVLLPPLEPGALLAIPMAGAYTLSMASTYNLVPRPPLVLVRAGHSHVLQRRETVDDLALRDLAAPPDSGSEANIGPNS; from the coding sequence ATGCAACCACTACATTCATTACTCTGGCCGACAACGGCCACAATCACGACGAATAATCGCCTTTCGCTTGCGGGATGCGATACTGTCACGCTGGCTCAGGAGTACGGTACGCCGCTCTACGTCCTCGACGAGGCGACGCTGCATGGTGCGGCGGCGCGCTTTCTAGCCGCGCTCCGGCGGGCCTATCCGGCTGACAGCGCGGTCCATTACGCGGGCAAAGCGCTGCTCAACACCGCCGTTGCTCAGCTTGTCGCGCGCTGGGGCCTGGGCCTCGACTGTGTATCACTGGGCGAGCTGGCGATCACGCGGCGGGCGGGCGTTGCGCTGGAGCATGTTCACCTGCACGGCAATGCCAAGCCGCGCAGTGAGCTGGTGCAGGCGCTAGCGTGGGGCGTAGGCCGGATTATGGTCGATAGCCTGGATGAGCTGCGCGTGCTGGACGAGCTTACCCGCGATCGACTCGCCGCAGGGCACGCGCCCCAGCCGATTCTGCTGCGGGTCAACCCCGGCGTCGATGTGCATACGCACGCACATATTCAGACCGGGCAGCTTGATTCTAAGTTCGGCCTGCCCATCGCGACCGGCCTGGCGCTTCAGGCGGTCGAATACGCGCTTCAGTCGCCGGGGCTTGAGCTGGTGGGCATTCATGCACATCTCGGCTCGCAGATCGCGGAGCTGGAAGCGCTGGCGCTGGGTGTTGAGCGCTTGCTGGCGCTTGCCGCCGCTCTCGGCTCCCGGTATGGCTGGCATCTGCGCGAGCTAAGTCCGGGCGGCGGGCTGGGCGTGCCCTATCGCGCCGAAGATCCTGCGCCAGAGATCGAGGCATATGTGCAAACGCTGGCAGATGCCGTGATCGCGGGCTGCGAGCGCTGGAGCATGCCGCTGCCAAAACTGGTGATCGAGCCTGGCCGCTCGCTGATCGCGCGGGCGGTGGTGGCGCTGTACGAGGTGCTGGCCGTCAAGACGGTTGAGGGCGTGCGTACATTTGTCGCCGTGGATGGCGGCATGGGCGATAACATTCGGCCCGCGCTGTACGATGCGCGCTACACCGTGCTGCGGGCCGATCGGGCCGTGGAGCCGCCGACCGAGCGAGTGACAGTGGTGGGCCGCTACTGCGAGAGCGGCGATGTGCTGCTGCGCGATGTGCTGCTGCCGCCGCTTGAGCCGGGCGCGCTGCTGGCTATTCCGATGGCGGGCGCATATACCTTGAGCATGGCAAGCACCTATAACTTAGTGCCGCGTCCGCCGCTGGTGCTGGTACGAGCCGGGCATTCGCACGTGCTTCAGCGCCGGGAAACCGTGGACGATCTGGCCCTGCGCGATCTGGCTGCGCCACCTGATTCGGGCAGCGAGGCAAATATAGGACCAAATTCCTAG
- a CDS encoding exonuclease SbcCD subunit D, translated as MPKVLHLADIHIGMENYGHLNPQTGLHSRLEDYLRRFDEVLDYIFEHEPVDLVLIAGDIYKNRTPNPTHQREFARRVNRIVRAGLPVFILTGNHDAPAANARAHSVEIFDTLEIERVTIASKMRVHLIDTQRGPLQMIAIPWLNRQALLTKDEMIGLPMGALEVEMLSRVSAFIESTLERLDPDIPTVLSFHGTVGGATYGAERSVMLGHDLVVPSSLLAAPGIDYVALGHIHKHQAIGSQPPVVYPGSIERIDFGEEHEAKGFVIAHIEKGNTSWRFVEVSARPFVTVRVDVRQHADAQERIRRAIAKHHLQDAIVRVLIDCTLAQRQTIDERAIRVQVEETGAHVVAAIALEVERSSRGRFAEVAEQVRDGLTPQRALELYLQTKNVPAERQARLLQAAAGLMQREI; from the coding sequence ATGCCAAAAGTATTACATCTGGCCGATATTCATATCGGCATGGAAAACTACGGTCATCTCAACCCCCAGACAGGCTTGCATAGCCGGCTCGAAGATTATCTGCGCCGCTTCGACGAGGTGCTCGACTATATTTTCGAGCACGAGCCGGTCGATCTGGTGCTGATTGCTGGCGATATTTACAAAAATCGTACCCCCAATCCCACGCACCAGCGCGAGTTTGCCCGGCGCGTCAACCGGATTGTACGCGCTGGCCTGCCGGTCTTTATCCTCACCGGCAACCACGACGCGCCCGCCGCCAACGCTCGCGCCCACTCGGTCGAGATCTTCGATACGCTTGAAATCGAACGGGTGACGATCGCGTCCAAGATGCGCGTTCATCTGATCGATACGCAGCGCGGCCCGCTTCAGATGATCGCGATTCCCTGGCTCAATCGGCAGGCACTGCTGACCAAGGACGAGATGATCGGCCTGCCGATGGGCGCGCTTGAGGTCGAGATGCTGAGCCGTGTCAGCGCCTTTATCGAGAGCACGCTCGAACGGCTCGATCCCGATATTCCAACGGTGCTGTCGTTTCATGGCACCGTCGGCGGCGCGACCTACGGCGCGGAGCGCAGCGTGATGCTGGGCCATGATCTGGTGGTGCCGAGCTCGCTGCTCGCCGCGCCGGGCATCGACTATGTGGCGCTGGGACATATTCATAAGCATCAGGCGATCGGATCGCAGCCGCCCGTGGTCTATCCCGGCAGCATCGAGCGGATCGATTTTGGCGAGGAGCACGAGGCCAAGGGCTTTGTGATCGCCCATATCGAGAAGGGCAACACAAGCTGGCGCTTCGTCGAAGTCAGCGCGCGTCCGTTCGTCACGGTGCGCGTCGATGTGCGACAGCACGCCGATGCCCAGGAGCGTATCCGGCGGGCGATTGCGAAGCATCATCTGCAAGATGCGATTGTGCGCGTGCTGATCGATTGTACGCTGGCGCAGCGGCAGACGATCGACGAGCGCGCGATCCGCGTGCAGGTCGAGGAGACGGGCGCGCATGTGGTCGCGGCTATCGCGCTTGAGGTCGAGCGCAGCAGCCGTGGTCGTTTCGCCGAGGTTGCCGAGCAGGTTCGGGATGGGCTGACGCCGCAGCGCGCGCTGGAGCTATATTTGCAGACCAAAAACGTGCCCGCCGAGCGACAGGCCAGGCTGTTGCAGGCGGCGGCGGGCCTGATGCAGCGCGAGATTTAG
- a CDS encoding S41 family peptidase, which produces MKRVVSWRPPLWLVTLLMGCTLALGTGAGYVQGAASSGQCTESADVCQKFSNFWKVWNLAETQFLDPQAADPDEMIAGAINGMLDTLNDRGHTRYSTAEEYQEEREEQQGKYEGIGAYINQVGDFPSITAPIEGSPAEAAGVKAGDIILRIDGEDAQGMTIDEVVDRVRGEPGTTVTLQLRHLDEEAPVEVTITRAAITVPAVTWHMLPGTVGYIRLSQFSQSATKEMQQALADAKKAGAQKLILDLRNNPGGLLDQAISVTSQFLPEDEVVLRVRDRNGSEDVYKTNESQPETELPIVVLINGGSASSSEIFAGALQDHGRATIIGVQTIGLGTVLTPIPLEDGSAVYLGTSEWLTPNSRKLRHQGVKPDIAVSLPSGVRALTPSTARRLSDAEILQSEDTQLLRALGLLGVATVADEPSSIVPR; this is translated from the coding sequence ATGAAGCGTGTCGTATCGTGGCGACCGCCCCTGTGGCTGGTGACACTGCTGATGGGCTGCACACTCGCGCTGGGCACCGGCGCTGGCTATGTTCAGGGCGCGGCCAGCTCCGGCCAGTGTACCGAGTCCGCCGATGTCTGCCAGAAGTTCAGCAATTTTTGGAAAGTCTGGAATCTCGCCGAGACGCAGTTCCTCGATCCTCAAGCAGCCGATCCCGATGAGATGATCGCAGGAGCGATCAACGGCATGCTCGACACGCTCAACGATCGCGGGCATACACGCTACAGCACCGCCGAAGAGTACCAGGAAGAGCGCGAAGAGCAGCAGGGCAAGTACGAAGGCATCGGCGCGTACATCAATCAGGTCGGCGATTTCCCGTCGATCACTGCGCCGATCGAGGGCTCTCCCGCCGAGGCAGCCGGGGTCAAAGCCGGCGACATCATCCTGCGCATCGACGGCGAAGACGCGCAGGGCATGACGATCGACGAGGTGGTCGATCGGGTGCGCGGCGAGCCGGGCACGACCGTAACGCTGCAACTGCGCCATCTTGACGAAGAAGCGCCCGTCGAGGTGACGATCACCCGCGCGGCGATCACAGTGCCCGCCGTCACCTGGCATATGCTGCCGGGCACCGTCGGCTACATCCGGCTCTCGCAGTTCTCGCAGAGCGCGACGAAAGAGATGCAGCAGGCGCTAGCCGACGCGAAAAAAGCGGGCGCGCAGAAGCTAATCCTTGACCTGCGCAACAATCCCGGCGGCCTGCTCGATCAGGCCATCAGCGTCACCAGCCAGTTCTTGCCGGAGGATGAGGTGGTGCTGCGGGTGCGCGACCGCAACGGCAGCGAGGATGTGTACAAGACGAACGAGTCGCAGCCTGAGACGGAGCTGCCGATCGTCGTGCTGATCAACGGCGGCTCCGCGTCGTCGTCGGAGATCTTCGCGGGAGCGCTGCAAGACCACGGTCGCGCGACGATCATCGGCGTGCAGACGATCGGCCTGGGCACGGTCCTGACGCCGATCCCGCTCGAAGACGGCTCGGCGGTCTATCTGGGCACGTCGGAGTGGCTGACGCCGAACAGCCGCAAGCTGCGTCACCAGGGCGTCAAGCCCGACATCGCTGTCTCGCTGCCCAGTGGCGTGCGGGCGCTGACGCCAAGCACGGCGCGCAGGCTGTCGGATGCCGAGATCCTACAGTCCGAGGATACGCAGCTGCTACGCGCGCTTGGCCTGCTGGGCGTGGCGACGGTGGCGGACGAGCCGAGCAGTATCGTGCCGAGGTAG
- a CDS encoding Uma2 family endonuclease, with product MVEAGILQEHDLVELIDGEILEMIPIGSCHAACVNRLNTLLTRRLGDRAIISVQNPIRLNDYSEPEPDIAVLQPCADFYAAAHPSAEDVLLVIEVAETSLEYDREVKIPRYAQADIPEVWLLDVQHEIVMVYTQPRHDAYQMTQIVRGAELVQTAILGGLAIRADEILAQ from the coding sequence ATGGTTGAAGCTGGCATTCTACAGGAGCACGATCTTGTGGAGCTCATCGACGGCGAGATTCTGGAAATGATCCCGATTGGTAGCTGCCATGCTGCGTGCGTTAACCGCTTGAATACCCTCCTGACACGTCGATTGGGTGATAGGGCGATCATTAGCGTGCAAAACCCTATCCGCCTCAACGATTACTCGGAGCCAGAGCCGGATATTGCCGTCCTTCAGCCGTGCGCCGACTTCTACGCAGCCGCGCATCCATCGGCTGAGGATGTGCTGCTGGTGATCGAGGTGGCGGAGACATCGCTTGAGTACGATCGCGAGGTTAAGATCCCACGCTATGCCCAGGCCGATATCCCCGAAGTCTGGCTGCTCGACGTACAGCACGAGATCGTCATGGTCTACACACAGCCCAGGCATGATGCGTATCAAATGACGCAGATCGTACGCGGAGCAGAGCTGGTGCAGACGGCAATCCTTGGAGGCTTAGCCATACGCGCCGACGAGATTCTAGCGCAGTAG
- a CDS encoding SDR family oxidoreductase has protein sequence MSELTGKVALVTGGGRGIGRAAALELARRGAHVAVAARNKAELDAAVAEIEQRGGTALAVPADLASTEAARALVQEVQSTLGPIAVLVNNAAAVGPFGLTWELDADAWERSLWINLVAPFRLAYAVLPQMVALGWGRIINISSGAARNPLERAGPYSVSKAGLDMLTRQLGLELESSGVAAICVYPGVVDTVMQTAIREQPVEVVGERVAERFQEFYASGQLQQAETPGRLIAALADAEGARFNGQIVDIYGDDAKQLLS, from the coding sequence ATGAGCGAACTGACCGGAAAAGTAGCACTGGTGACAGGCGGCGGTCGCGGGATCGGGCGAGCAGCCGCGCTTGAGCTGGCCCGCCGGGGCGCGCATGTCGCGGTCGCGGCTCGCAACAAGGCCGAGCTAGACGCCGCTGTCGCGGAGATCGAGCAGCGCGGCGGCACGGCGCTGGCGGTGCCAGCCGACCTAGCCAGCACCGAGGCCGCGCGGGCGCTCGTGCAAGAAGTCCAGTCCACGCTCGGCCCGATCGCCGTGCTGGTGAACAACGCGGCGGCGGTCGGGCCGTTCGGCCTGACCTGGGAGCTGGACGCCGACGCCTGGGAGCGCTCGCTGTGGATCAACCTGGTCGCGCCGTTTCGGCTGGCCTACGCGGTGCTGCCGCAGATGGTGGCGCTGGGCTGGGGCCGCATCATCAACATCTCATCGGGAGCGGCGCGCAACCCGCTTGAGCGCGCCGGTCCATACTCGGTATCGAAAGCGGGCCTGGACATGCTGACGCGCCAGCTTGGGCTGGAGCTGGAAAGCAGCGGCGTCGCCGCGATCTGCGTCTATCCCGGCGTCGTGGACACAGTGATGCAGACCGCGATTCGCGAGCAGCCGGTGGAGGTTGTCGGCGAGCGCGTTGCCGAGCGCTTCCAGGAATTTTACGCCAGCGGCCAGCTCCAGCAGGCCGAGACGCCAGGACGGCTGATCGCGGCGCTGGCAGACGCGGAGGGAGCCAGGTTCAACGGGCAGATCGTCGATATTTACGGCGACGACGCCAAACAACTGCTGTCGTGA
- a CDS encoding M67 family metallopeptidase produces MYLQRHHLAALFDLAAADAEVCGVLLGRRAPHIALTMIVAGHNVHPTPRQHFLLDAPTLLKGDARARAAGDELIGFYHSHPNGSAVPSPHDRRDAWPGYVYLIVAVERGQPRSVCAWICDAAGTLRPEPLLPLTAAHS; encoded by the coding sequence ATGTATCTTCAGCGTCACCATCTCGCCGCGCTTTTCGATCTGGCCGCCGCCGATGCAGAGGTCTGCGGCGTGCTGCTCGGACGCCGAGCGCCACACATCGCGCTCACTATGATCGTCGCCGGGCACAACGTCCACCCGACGCCACGGCAGCATTTTTTGCTCGACGCGCCGACTCTGCTCAAGGGTGATGCGCGGGCACGCGCCGCAGGCGATGAGCTGATCGGCTTTTACCACAGCCACCCTAACGGCAGCGCCGTGCCTTCGCCCCACGATCGCCGCGATGCCTGGCCGGGCTATGTGTATCTGATCGTCGCCGTCGAGCGCGGCCAGCCCCGATCGGTCTGCGCCTGGATCTGCGATGCTGCGGGCACACTCCGTCCTGAGCCGCTGCTGCCGCTTACAGCCGCGCACAGCTAG
- a CDS encoding DUF4190 domain-containing protein — MYDSPAPPSTSGQPFTVPPSSAPQYSPPGQYQTQTAYGVTSNTALIALLLGIGSFLGLWILGAIPAIILGRNAQKEIRVSGGRLTGEGMAQAGIVLGWINVGLTVLGFCAVCGFWFLAILGTGFAP; from the coding sequence GTGTACGATTCGCCCGCTCCGCCGAGCACGAGCGGACAGCCGTTTACGGTTCCTCCGTCGTCAGCGCCGCAGTACAGCCCGCCAGGCCAGTACCAGACACAGACTGCGTACGGCGTCACGAGCAATACCGCATTGATTGCCCTGCTCCTGGGCATTGGATCGTTTCTCGGACTATGGATTCTTGGCGCAATTCCTGCGATTATTTTGGGCCGCAACGCGCAAAAAGAGATCCGCGTCTCCGGCGGTCGTCTCACGGGCGAAGGAATGGCACAGGCCGGGATCGTCCTGGGCTGGATCAACGTTGGGCTGACGGTGCTGGGATTTTGTGCAGTTTGTGGCTTTTGGTTCCTGGCGATCCTCGGCACTGGCTTCGCTCCGTAA
- a CDS encoding 1,4-alpha-glucan branching protein domain-containing protein, with product MINGNVAIVLNAHFPYVRRAGRWPHGEESLHEVIAESYVPLLTMLHDLRSSGRSWPLTVSISPVLLEQLADPVIAKHFIVWLGNLRERAAEDLADFEAQHNSHAAYLARFYIDWIDVIEHNFVERFGRNLTATIRSLIRESTEMLLAPATYAYLPQLSSREIRAQLEAGALVVLRQLGQRPSGLWLPSGGAPALQTYTRELGLRYAVGTHQERTGISQDAHGLPTVHPDHVLAEHVLAPGIGYPGDGLYREFYRDHPTSGLAYWRVTGADVPAENKDWYDPYLAFSRVEQHAEHFVRAIRERLHAASAHAAEPTVVIAFDAELFGHWWFEGVRWLQSVVNRLIDADDIRLATLSQVYTSLPRLDAIAHEANPLFDTPLIDPLRQRLQQASSTFAAVVRLHPTAEGLEEELLSQAARELLLGQSGDWAALIATGAAQDYAQRRFDEHLSRFDRLIYYIERDEPSPDAENYLSEIAELDNLFPFLNYRMFA from the coding sequence ATGATCAATGGCAACGTCGCCATAGTGCTCAACGCGCACTTCCCCTATGTGCGCCGCGCGGGTCGCTGGCCGCACGGCGAGGAATCGCTGCACGAGGTTATTGCCGAGAGCTACGTGCCGCTGCTGACCATGCTGCACGACCTGCGCTCGTCCGGGCGATCGTGGCCGCTGACCGTCTCGATCAGCCCGGTGCTGCTGGAGCAGCTCGCCGATCCGGTCATCGCCAAGCATTTTATCGTCTGGCTGGGCAACCTTCGCGAGCGCGCGGCGGAGGATCTGGCCGACTTTGAAGCGCAGCATAACAGCCACGCGGCCTACCTGGCCCGGTTCTACATCGACTGGATCGACGTGATCGAGCACAATTTCGTCGAGCGCTTTGGGCGTAACCTCACGGCGACGATTCGGAGCTTGATCCGCGAAAGCACCGAGATGCTGCTGGCTCCTGCGACCTACGCCTATTTGCCGCAGCTTTCATCGCGTGAAATTCGCGCGCAGCTTGAGGCGGGCGCGCTCGTCGTCCTGCGGCAGCTTGGGCAGCGTCCGAGCGGGCTGTGGCTGCCCAGCGGCGGTGCGCCAGCCTTGCAGACATACACTCGTGAGCTGGGGCTACGCTACGCGGTCGGCACGCACCAGGAGCGAACAGGGATCAGTCAGGACGCCCATGGCCTGCCGACGGTTCATCCCGATCATGTGCTGGCCGAGCATGTGCTTGCGCCCGGCATCGGCTATCCCGGCGATGGGCTGTACCGCGAGTTCTACCGCGATCACCCGACGTCGGGGCTGGCCTACTGGCGCGTAACAGGTGCCGACGTGCCAGCCGAAAACAAAGATTGGTACGATCCGTATCTGGCGTTTAGCCGCGTGGAGCAGCACGCCGAGCATTTTGTCCGCGCGATCCGTGAGCGGCTGCACGCGGCCTCAGCACACGCGGCTGAGCCGACGGTCGTCATCGCCTTCGACGCCGAGCTGTTCGGGCACTGGTGGTTCGAGGGCGTGCGCTGGCTTCAAAGCGTGGTCAACCGGCTGATCGACGCCGACGACATTCGTCTGGCAACGCTCAGCCAGGTCTACACGTCCTTGCCGAGGCTGGATGCGATAGCCCATGAGGCCAATCCGCTGTTTGACACGCCGCTGATTGACCCGCTGCGGCAGCGGCTCCAACAGGCGTCCAGCACCTTTGCGGCGGTCGTCAGACTCCACCCGACCGCCGAAGGCTTAGAAGAGGAGCTGCTGAGCCAGGCGGCGCGTGAGCTGCTGCTGGGACAGAGCGGCGACTGGGCGGCGCTGATCGCGACAGGCGCGGCCCAGGATTACGCGCAGCGCCGCTTCGACGAGCATCTGTCGCGCTTCGATCGGCTGATCTACTACATCGAGCGCGACGAGCCATCGCCTGATGCCGAGAATTACCTGAGCGAGATCGCCGAGCTGGATAATCTCTTTCCCTTCCTCAACTACCGGATGTTTGCGTAG
- a CDS encoding MFS transporter — protein sequence MTSQIQPRSTGVPRPFWIAVFWAWAGLGIFELLLPLYGRALGADSTTIGWLFGVFSFTALLLRLLIGRVLDHAPRRPIFVLGLLLYVLALSLFAVAQTVSMVVVARLLQGLGSTTAWLTAAVLLADWAQADQQARLFGRYQMISVLGSVIGAVWAGALMILLDGETRAALLDALRLLEGSIVGDLQGALVAALPPPWSPLAVLHLIFAGNALFAAIGWLAALRMPEPQRHHAATQMPRTLVRERLPLLTIALLVGLAGGLTLPMQVLLMDDRFALGGAGVALVYAVPGVVYGVAPEPLGRLADRWGYRPAALCGLVCLALASALLPIMPNVPVAMLVLCLEALGASIVSPALLALVAAGSAHARGSAYGLFTMASLLGTAVASPVGGRLYAYLPGLPFWLAAVCLVVAMLVVGRLRGTGS from the coding sequence ATGACTTCGCAGATACAGCCTCGCTCGACCGGCGTGCCGCGTCCTTTCTGGATCGCCGTCTTCTGGGCCTGGGCCGGTCTGGGTATCTTTGAGCTGCTGCTGCCGCTCTATGGTCGGGCGCTCGGTGCCGACAGCACGACGATCGGCTGGCTCTTTGGCGTGTTCTCGTTCACGGCGCTGCTGCTGCGGCTGCTCATAGGTCGTGTGCTGGACCACGCGCCGCGCCGCCCGATCTTTGTGCTGGGCCTGCTGCTGTACGTCCTGGCGCTGAGTCTCTTCGCGGTGGCGCAGACGGTTTCGATGGTGGTTGTGGCGCGGCTGCTGCAAGGGCTTGGCTCGACGACCGCCTGGCTGACGGCGGCGGTGCTCCTCGCCGACTGGGCGCAGGCCGATCAGCAGGCCCGGCTGTTTGGACGCTACCAGATGATCAGCGTGCTTGGCTCGGTGATCGGCGCGGTATGGGCGGGCGCGCTGATGATCCTGCTGGACGGCGAGACGCGCGCGGCGCTGCTCGACGCATTGCGCCTGCTGGAAGGCTCGATCGTCGGCGATCTCCAGGGAGCGCTGGTCGCGGCCCTGCCGCCGCCGTGGTCGCCGCTGGCCGTGCTCCACCTGATTTTCGCTGGAAACGCGCTCTTTGCCGCGATCGGCTGGCTGGCCGCGCTGCGCATGCCGGAGCCGCAGCGCCACCACGCCGCGACCCAGATGCCGCGTACGCTTGTGCGGGAGCGCCTGCCGCTGCTGACGATCGCGCTGCTGGTAGGGCTGGCAGGTGGCCTGACGCTGCCGATGCAGGTGCTGCTGATGGACGATCGATTCGCGCTGGGCGGTGCTGGTGTGGCGCTGGTGTATGCCGTGCCCGGCGTCGTCTATGGCGTCGCGCCGGAGCCGCTGGGCAGGCTTGCCGATCGCTGGGGGTATCGTCCGGCGGCGCTGTGCGGCCTGGTCTGCCTGGCGCTTGCGTCGGCGCTCCTGCCGATCATGCCGAACGTGCCGGTCGCGATGCTCGTGCTGTGCCTTGAGGCTCTCGGAGCCAGCATTGTCTCTCCGGCGCTGCTGGCGCTGGTCGCGGCGGGCAGCGCGCACGCTCGCGGCAGCGCCTACGGCCTGTTCACCATGGCGAGCCTGCTTGGCACGGCTGTCGCATCGCCGGTGGGCGGGCGGCTGTATGCGTATCTGCCGGGGCTGCCGTTCTGGCTGGCGGCGGTCTGCCTCGTCGTGGCAATGCTGGTGGTTGGGCGGCTGCGAGGGACAGGAAGTTGA
- a CDS encoding FtsW/RodA/SpoVE family cell cycle protein, which translates to MLDQLRRIRFTELQLLITALLFFASGYLLASLSGIGTEQQTLRDLLGLLWPSSLPILLFVLISFILSWRLPRADQLILPLVAVLSGIGLLWNARLQGSFDQLYGPDYYGNIASKQAAFVLAGALLLLGMALAPLDRIFIRLQRMSFMDWLKNHRWIWIILGLALVAITLVAGKGPEGQDQRLWIDLGPFNLQPSELLKVILVIFLASYLDEHREVMNEVPFRIGRLRLPPLPYLLPMVGMWGLTMGIIIIQRDLGAALLLFTLFLAMLYVATSKGWYVVAGLGAFAAGAFVLNRAISRVAERVQLWLDPWSLANGYQPVQGAYAISAGGVFGTGLGQGLPAYIPASHTDYAFAGLAEELGIAGAIGILIVYLLLMYRGYHTALSINSRFRGFEQLLAIGLTSILAIQTFIIVGGNLRVIPLTGITLPFISYGGSSVLINFLIVGLLLRISSNVART; encoded by the coding sequence ATGTTAGATCAACTGCGACGGATTCGGTTTACAGAACTTCAGCTACTCATCACCGCGCTGCTGTTTTTTGCCAGCGGCTACCTGCTGGCGTCGCTGTCGGGCATCGGGACTGAGCAGCAGACGCTCCGGGATCTGCTGGGGCTGCTCTGGCCGTCAAGTCTGCCGATCCTGCTGTTCGTGCTGATCAGCTTTATCTTGAGCTGGCGGCTACCCCGCGCCGATCAGCTGATCCTGCCGCTGGTGGCAGTGCTGTCGGGCATCGGGCTGCTGTGGAACGCCCGGCTCCAGGGCAGCTTCGATCAGCTGTACGGCCCCGACTACTACGGCAACATCGCCTCGAAGCAGGCGGCGTTTGTGCTGGCGGGCGCGCTCCTGCTGCTCGGCATGGCGCTCGCGCCCCTCGACCGCATCTTTATCCGGCTTCAGCGCATGTCGTTCATGGACTGGCTCAAGAACCATCGCTGGATCTGGATCATCCTTGGGCTGGCGCTGGTGGCGATCACGCTGGTAGCCGGGAAAGGCCCCGAAGGACAGGATCAGCGGCTGTGGATCGACCTGGGACCGTTCAACCTTCAGCCATCCGAGCTGCTCAAGGTGATCCTGGTGATCTTCCTGGCCTCGTACCTGGACGAGCACCGCGAGGTGATGAACGAGGTGCCCTTTCGGATCGGGCGGCTGCGCCTGCCGCCGCTGCCCTACCTCCTGCCGATGGTCGGCATGTGGGGCCTGACGATGGGCATCATCATTATCCAGCGCGACCTGGGCGCGGCGCTGCTGCTCTTCACGCTCTTCCTGGCGATGCTGTACGTCGCCACCAGCAAGGGCTGGTATGTCGTCGCTGGCCTGGGCGCGTTTGCCGCCGGGGCGTTTGTGCTCAACCGCGCCATCTCGCGCGTCGCTGAGCGCGTCCAGCTCTGGCTCGATCCGTGGTCGCTGGCGAACGGCTACCAGCCGGTCCAGGGCGCGTACGCGATCTCTGCCGGTGGCGTCTTCGGCACCGGGCTGGGCCAGGGCCTGCCGGCCTACATTCCGGCCTCGCACACCGACTACGCTTTTGCCGGACTGGCCGAGGAGCTGGGCATCGCCGGGGCGATCGGCATCCTGATCGTCTATCTGCTGCTGATGTACCGGGGCTACCATACCGCGCTCTCGATCAACAGCCGCTTCCGTGGCTTCGAGCAACTGCTGGCGATCGGGCTGACCTCGATCCTGGCGATCCAGACGTTTATTATCGTCGGCGGCAACCTGCGGGTAATCCCGCTGACCGGCATTACGCTGCCCTTTATTTCGTACGGCGGCTCGTCGGTGCTGATCAACTTCTTGATCGTCGGCCTGCTGCTGCGGATCTCGTCGAATGTGGCGCGGACGTGA